From the genome of Terriglobales bacterium, one region includes:
- a CDS encoding M13 family metallopeptidase: MRHKWLLPLSLLFALSAFAQEQKAPQKPGEWPLPKINHFDLDLVDRNLQPCDDFYKFVCSKWMAANPIPSDQASWGTSFSSNLQLYNETILRNTLEKAAATTNPDAVHQKIGDYWTSCMNESAIDKSGVKPIQPELDRIASMKSKKELPVIIAEFHRLYPSPWVGGNTQTSTAIFGYGPNVDYNDASLVVGGFDQGGMGMPGREYYLSDDAKMVTLRNKYLAHVQKMFELSGIKPEQAKSDAATVLRMETAMAKVAMDIVKRRDPANLNNVMTLAQVKALAPSFDWAAYLKAVGSPSPKHYLVSSPDFFRGIEPLFKNESLDNWKTYLRWWTLNKASNYLSKPFVDEHFDLYGKTFYGLEENQPRWRRCVGMVDRDLGEALGQAYVDVAFPPESKRRMKEMVQAIEEALGQNIDGLAWMSPQTKKEAQAKLKSIYDKIGYPDKWRDYSPVKVVPDNLVANVHQATSFEMTRQLNKIGKPVDREEFSMTPPTINAYFEPQQNTINFPAGILQPPFFDPEKGDPENYGAIGLVIGHEITHGFDDQGRKFDAKGNLRDWWTPADAKGYDERAACISEAYTHDVPELGVKTNGALTLGEDSADHAGLRIALAALENTYKKRGKSLDEKDSDGYTPRQKFFMGHAFSWCENQRPDFSRLVITTDPHSLSEYRVNYVEKHFPEFWNAFGCKPGQKMVAEKACRIW; encoded by the coding sequence ATGCGACACAAGTGGCTGTTGCCGCTTTCGTTGTTGTTTGCACTTTCTGCCTTTGCCCAGGAGCAAAAAGCTCCCCAAAAGCCGGGGGAATGGCCGCTGCCGAAGATCAATCACTTTGATCTCGACCTTGTGGACCGCAACCTCCAGCCCTGCGACGATTTCTATAAGTTCGTCTGTTCCAAGTGGATGGCGGCGAACCCTATACCCTCTGATCAGGCGTCATGGGGAACCAGTTTCTCTTCGAACCTTCAGCTCTATAACGAAACCATTCTGCGCAACACCCTGGAGAAAGCCGCCGCGACAACCAACCCTGATGCCGTCCATCAGAAGATCGGTGATTACTGGACGTCGTGCATGAACGAATCCGCCATCGATAAGAGCGGCGTTAAACCAATACAGCCCGAGCTCGACCGCATCGCCTCCATGAAAAGCAAGAAAGAGCTCCCGGTGATTATCGCCGAGTTTCACCGGCTCTATCCGTCTCCTTGGGTCGGAGGAAACACCCAGACATCAACCGCCATTTTCGGCTACGGTCCCAACGTGGATTACAACGACGCCAGCCTCGTCGTGGGTGGGTTCGATCAGGGCGGCATGGGAATGCCCGGACGTGAGTATTACCTCTCCGATGACGCGAAGATGGTCACGCTCCGGAACAAGTATCTCGCGCACGTTCAGAAGATGTTCGAACTCTCTGGCATAAAGCCCGAGCAGGCAAAATCCGATGCCGCTACCGTGCTCCGCATGGAAACCGCGATGGCAAAGGTCGCCATGGACATCGTCAAACGGCGCGATCCCGCCAATCTCAATAACGTAATGACGCTGGCGCAGGTCAAAGCTCTGGCACCGTCATTCGACTGGGCGGCTTACCTGAAAGCGGTCGGATCCCCCTCCCCCAAACATTACCTGGTTTCGTCGCCCGACTTCTTCCGCGGAATCGAACCTCTCTTCAAGAACGAGTCGCTCGATAACTGGAAGACCTATCTTCGGTGGTGGACGCTGAACAAGGCCTCGAACTATCTTTCCAAGCCTTTCGTCGATGAGCACTTCGACTTATATGGCAAGACTTTCTACGGCCTTGAGGAAAATCAGCCGCGCTGGCGTCGCTGCGTCGGTATGGTGGACCGCGACCTCGGCGAGGCCCTCGGCCAAGCCTATGTTGATGTCGCTTTCCCACCCGAAAGCAAGCGCCGGATGAAAGAAATGGTTCAGGCCATCGAAGAAGCGCTCGGCCAGAACATCGACGGGCTCGCGTGGATGTCACCTCAAACCAAGAAGGAAGCCCAGGCGAAACTCAAATCCATTTACGACAAGATCGGATACCCCGACAAGTGGCGTGACTACTCGCCGGTCAAAGTCGTACCGGACAACCTTGTTGCCAACGTGCATCAGGCGACCTCCTTCGAAATGACGCGGCAACTCAACAAAATCGGTAAGCCGGTGGATCGCGAGGAGTTCTCCATGACTCCGCCCACGATCAATGCCTACTTCGAGCCCCAGCAGAACACAATCAACTTCCCCGCCGGCATCCTTCAGCCTCCCTTCTTCGATCCCGAAAAGGGCGATCCCGAAAATTACGGCGCCATCGGTCTCGTCATCGGACACGAAATCACGCACGGCTTCGATGACCAGGGCCGGAAGTTCGACGCCAAAGGCAATCTCCGTGACTGGTGGACACCCGCCGATGCTAAAGGCTATGACGAGCGTGCCGCCTGTATCTCTGAGGCCTACACGCACGACGTTCCGGAACTCGGTGTGAAGACGAACGGTGCCCTTACTCTTGGTGAAGATTCCGCCGACCATGCAGGCCTTCGCATCGCGCTCGCCGCGCTTGAGAACACCTACAAGAAACGCGGCAAGTCACTCGACGAGAAGGATTCGGATGGCTACACGCCTCGCCAGAAGTTCTTTATGGGACATGCGTTCTCGTGGTGCGAAAACCAGCGCCCCGACTTCTCGCGTCTGGTGATCACCACCGACCCGCACTCTCTTTCGGAATACCGGGTTAATTACGTCGAAAAGCATTTCCCGGAATTCTGGAATGCTTTCGGATGTAAGCCCGGCCAGAAGATGGTCGCGGAAAAGGCCTGCCGTATCTGGTAA
- a CDS encoding M3 family metallopeptidase, producing MELHKWLFILALAVVPLSALAAQSKTVAKSSSGAVISQAPLWASKPDAAAFEKIEDGYLAAAQGSVQKLVSVKGPRTVSNTLAVYDEAVRNLNLAAYFAGLMEHVHPDKAFREKASEMTRKASAALTALALNQEVYKALEGIDLKTADATTKHYVSRQLLLFRLAGVDRDDATRQKIKDLNDKSTDLQSKFAKNIAEGTKFVMADPAELEGLPQDYIARHKPDASGKVKITTDYPDFNPVQKFAKSDALRKRLAQAYLTRAYPENKEVLMEMIRTRHEIANTLGYPTWADYFAADKMIRTGKHIDEFIKQVHESAEPIASREFEMLLSEKRKTTPDSKSMETYENSYYSELVRRSKYDFDSTLVRPYFPYKQVKDGVLGIAQKLFQLQFKKEADVQSWDPLVETYGVYDKGKKIGRFYLDMHPRAGKFTHAEMVPVRDGIKGKQLSEAALVCNFPVPTADDPGLMEFGDVETFFHEFGHLMHWILAGQQPWAGVSGLTMEADFVEAPSMMLENWMHSDAVLSSFARHYKTGQPIPSELVKKLNKAQAFGRALWVSSQDSYTAISYDMYSQKPESVDPDKITTGDTEKYTPFEPMPDTHMYASFGHLAGYSSAYYTYLWDLVIAQDFFERFNQKNPMLGEAPARYRKLVLEPGGSESANELVRDFLGRPQNTKAFQKWMNQAYVDEQHSGK from the coding sequence ATGGAACTACATAAGTGGCTTTTTATTCTTGCGCTGGCAGTCGTGCCGCTCAGTGCACTGGCCGCCCAATCCAAAACTGTAGCAAAAAGCAGTTCAGGGGCAGTCATCTCGCAGGCTCCGCTTTGGGCGTCCAAGCCTGATGCCGCGGCATTTGAAAAGATTGAAGACGGGTATCTGGCCGCCGCGCAGGGTTCAGTGCAAAAGTTGGTCAGCGTGAAAGGTCCTCGGACTGTTTCGAATACGTTGGCGGTGTACGACGAGGCGGTGAGAAACCTTAATCTCGCGGCTTACTTTGCTGGACTGATGGAGCATGTGCATCCAGACAAGGCTTTCAGAGAGAAGGCGTCTGAGATGACTCGCAAGGCCAGTGCCGCGTTAACCGCACTGGCACTGAATCAGGAGGTCTACAAGGCGCTGGAAGGGATCGACCTCAAGACAGCGGACGCGACAACGAAACATTACGTCAGCCGCCAGTTGCTGCTGTTCCGGTTGGCAGGTGTGGACCGTGACGACGCGACGCGCCAGAAAATCAAAGACCTCAACGACAAGTCGACGGATCTGCAATCGAAGTTCGCGAAGAATATCGCTGAGGGAACGAAGTTCGTGATGGCTGATCCGGCGGAATTGGAAGGACTGCCGCAGGACTACATCGCGCGTCATAAACCGGATGCCAGCGGAAAGGTGAAGATCACGACCGATTATCCGGACTTCAATCCCGTTCAAAAGTTTGCAAAGAGCGATGCATTACGCAAGAGACTGGCGCAGGCGTACCTGACCCGTGCGTATCCGGAGAACAAGGAAGTTCTGATGGAGATGATCCGGACACGCCACGAGATTGCGAACACGCTTGGCTATCCCACGTGGGCTGACTATTTTGCTGCCGACAAGATGATCAGGACCGGCAAGCACATCGATGAGTTCATAAAACAGGTGCATGAATCGGCTGAGCCGATAGCAAGTCGCGAGTTCGAAATGCTGCTGTCCGAGAAGCGCAAGACAACGCCGGACTCCAAGAGCATGGAGACGTACGAGAACAGTTATTACTCCGAACTGGTAAGACGTTCGAAGTACGACTTCGATTCCACGCTGGTGCGGCCGTATTTCCCATATAAGCAGGTGAAGGACGGCGTGCTTGGTATCGCGCAGAAGCTGTTCCAGTTGCAGTTCAAGAAAGAAGCGGACGTGCAGTCGTGGGATCCGCTAGTCGAGACCTACGGCGTTTATGACAAGGGCAAGAAGATAGGCCGGTTTTATCTCGATATGCACCCGCGCGCGGGGAAATTTACGCATGCTGAGATGGTGCCCGTACGCGATGGAATCAAGGGGAAGCAGTTGTCGGAAGCGGCATTAGTATGCAACTTTCCGGTACCGACTGCGGATGATCCGGGGCTCATGGAATTCGGCGACGTGGAAACGTTCTTCCACGAGTTTGGACACCTCATGCACTGGATCCTTGCAGGACAGCAGCCGTGGGCCGGCGTTTCAGGGCTGACGATGGAGGCCGATTTTGTGGAGGCTCCGTCGATGATGCTCGAGAACTGGATGCACAGCGATGCTGTGTTGTCGTCGTTTGCTCGTCACTACAAGACCGGCCAGCCGATTCCGTCAGAGTTGGTCAAGAAACTGAATAAAGCGCAGGCGTTCGGACGCGCGCTCTGGGTGAGCTCGCAGGACAGCTACACGGCGATTTCGTACGACATGTACAGCCAGAAGCCTGAGAGTGTGGATCCGGACAAGATCACGACCGGCGACACCGAGAAGTACACGCCATTTGAGCCCATGCCCGATACACACATGTACGCTTCGTTTGGTCACCTGGCAGGGTATTCGTCAGCGTATTACACGTACCTGTGGGACCTGGTAATCGCCCAGGATTTCTTCGAGCGGTTCAATCAGAAGAATCCGATGCTGGGTGAAGCACCGGCTCGTTACCGTAAGTTGGTGCTTGAACCTGGCGGATCAGAGTCTGCGAATGAGCTTGTGCGAGACTTCCTGGGACGTCCGCAAAATACAAAGGCTTTCCAGAAATGGATGAACCAAGCGTACGTGGACGAGCAGCATTCAGGGAAGTAA